Proteins encoded in a region of the Variovorax sp. PAMC 28711 genome:
- the fahA gene encoding fumarylacetoacetase, producing the protein MNILDTTHDTQLRSWVDSANVADCDFPIQNLPFGRFRPADTEEPFRIGVAIGDQVLDLDAAKLVDHADMNRLMAATPEERAALRKALSEGLAEGSTKKGDWELALYAQSSVELTVPCRIHDYTDFYTGIHHATTVGKLFRPDQPLMPNYKWVPIGYHGRASSIGVSGQVFKRPKGQTRAPDAVEPSFGPSKRLDYELELGFLIGRGNALGEPIVIGDAERHLFGVTLLNDWSARDLQAWEYQPLGPFLAKNFATTLSPWIVTMEALAPFRAKFERPATDPQPMAYLDDASNRAAGALDITLEVWLQTAQMRDAGAPAVRLTRGNTTQAAYWTAAQLVTHHTVNGCNLQPGDLLGSGTLSGPTPEQAGSLLELTQGGKQPITLPNGERRTFLEDGDTLTLRGYCERAGATRIGLGEVSGTVVAPRG; encoded by the coding sequence ATGAACATCCTCGACACCACCCACGACACCCAGCTGCGCAGCTGGGTCGACTCCGCCAACGTGGCGGATTGCGACTTCCCGATCCAGAACCTGCCCTTCGGGCGCTTCCGGCCGGCTGACACCGAGGAGCCGTTTCGCATCGGCGTCGCGATCGGCGACCAGGTGCTGGACCTCGACGCGGCCAAGCTGGTCGACCACGCCGACATGAACCGCCTGATGGCCGCGACGCCCGAAGAGCGTGCCGCCTTGCGCAAGGCCTTGTCCGAAGGTCTCGCGGAAGGCAGTACCAAGAAGGGCGACTGGGAGCTCGCGTTGTATGCGCAATCGTCCGTCGAGCTGACGGTGCCGTGCCGCATCCACGACTACACCGATTTCTACACCGGCATCCACCACGCGACCACGGTCGGCAAGCTCTTTCGCCCCGACCAGCCGCTCATGCCCAACTACAAGTGGGTGCCCATCGGCTACCACGGCCGCGCCTCGTCGATCGGCGTGAGCGGGCAGGTCTTCAAGCGGCCGAAGGGTCAGACGCGCGCGCCCGATGCGGTCGAGCCGAGCTTCGGCCCGTCGAAGCGGCTCGACTACGAACTCGAGCTCGGCTTTCTCATCGGCCGGGGCAACGCGCTCGGCGAACCCATCGTCATCGGCGACGCGGAGCGCCACCTGTTCGGCGTGACGCTGCTCAACGACTGGTCGGCGCGCGATCTGCAAGCCTGGGAATACCAGCCGCTCGGCCCGTTCCTCGCGAAGAACTTCGCCACCACGCTGTCGCCCTGGATCGTCACGATGGAGGCGCTCGCGCCGTTCCGCGCGAAGTTCGAGCGCCCTGCGACCGACCCGCAGCCGATGGCGTACCTCGACGATGCATCGAACCGCGCCGCCGGTGCGCTCGACATCACGCTCGAGGTCTGGCTGCAGACCGCGCAGATGCGCGACGCCGGCGCGCCCGCCGTGCGCCTCACGCGCGGCAATACCACGCAAGCCGCGTACTGGACAGCGGCGCAACTGGTCACGCACCACACGGTGAACGGCTGCAACCTGCAGCCCGGCGACCTGCTGGGGTCGGGCACGTTGTCGGGCCCCACGCCCGAGCAGGCCGGCTCGCTGCTCGAACTCACGCAAGGCGGCAAGCAGCCGATCACGCTGCCCAACGGCGAGCGCCGCACCTTCCTCGAAGACGGCGACACGCTCACGCTGCGCGGCTACTGCGAGCGCGCGGGCGCGACGCGCATCGGTCTGGGCGAAGTCAGCGGAACGGTCGTGGCCCCACGGGGTTGA
- a CDS encoding DUF4189 domain-containing protein has translation MVVLPAHAQSAQSPSWGAIASVYGAQGYAFNHPSRAAAEAAARAQCDRAARRPGACAVTAYFNRSCGALATGNYGEWGAATALTADAATQAAVGQCDAHLPTQPCKAVVTVCSPR, from the coding sequence ATGGTCGTCCTTCCTGCCCATGCACAGTCCGCGCAGTCACCGAGTTGGGGCGCGATCGCCTCGGTGTACGGCGCCCAGGGCTACGCCTTCAACCATCCGTCACGTGCCGCCGCTGAAGCCGCAGCACGCGCGCAATGCGATCGCGCCGCCCGCCGCCCGGGTGCCTGCGCCGTCACCGCGTATTTCAACCGCTCCTGCGGCGCGCTCGCCACCGGTAACTATGGCGAATGGGGCGCCGCCACTGCGCTGACGGCGGACGCAGCGACCCAGGCGGCTGTCGGTCAGTGCGACGCGCATCTGCCGACGCAGCCGTGCAAGGCGGTGGTCACCGTCTGCTCGCCGCGTTGA
- the hmgA gene encoding homogentisate 1,2-dioxygenase, with protein sequence MTPNYQSGFGNEHATEAVAGALPQGRNSPQRAPFDLYPELISGTAFTAPRHENRRTWMYRRQPSVVSGRYQPYAQAQWTSGADRAIALPPEPMRWNPMPLDHVDADFVDGMHTLAANGDVESQVGIGSLMYLANRSMERRAFVNADGEMLLVPQQGRLVITTEMGVLEVKPGEIAVLPRGVVFKVALPDSEAGAGASRGYVCENYGAQFRLPELGPIGSNGLANSRDFMAPVAAYEEAPAEYELIKKSGGHFWRAPTKHSPFNVVAWHGNLAPVKYDTANFMTIGSISFDHPDPSIFTVLTSPSDTPGTANCDFVIFPPRWLVMEDTFRPPWYHRNLMSEFMGLVHGQYDAKPGGFKPGGASLHNMMVPHGPDEEAFDKASHADLKPQKLDHTLAFMFESRYRFIPSGWAMQSPALDPNYADCWAGLPDQFKTTP encoded by the coding sequence ATGACCCCGAATTACCAGAGCGGTTTCGGCAACGAACACGCCACCGAAGCCGTCGCCGGCGCCCTGCCGCAAGGCCGCAACAGCCCGCAGCGCGCGCCTTTCGATCTCTACCCCGAACTGATCTCGGGCACCGCCTTCACCGCGCCGCGCCACGAGAACCGCCGTACCTGGATGTACCGCCGTCAGCCGTCGGTGGTGTCGGGCCGCTACCAGCCGTATGCGCAGGCGCAGTGGACCAGCGGCGCCGATCGCGCCATCGCGCTGCCCCCCGAGCCGATGCGCTGGAACCCGATGCCGCTCGACCACGTCGATGCCGACTTCGTCGACGGCATGCACACGCTGGCGGCCAACGGCGATGTCGAATCGCAGGTCGGCATCGGCTCGCTGATGTACCTGGCCAACCGCTCGATGGAACGCCGCGCCTTCGTCAATGCCGACGGCGAAATGCTGCTCGTGCCGCAGCAGGGCCGCCTCGTCATCACGACCGAGATGGGCGTGCTCGAGGTCAAGCCCGGCGAGATCGCGGTGCTGCCGCGCGGCGTGGTGTTCAAGGTCGCGCTGCCCGATTCGGAAGCCGGTGCGGGCGCATCGCGCGGCTACGTCTGCGAGAACTACGGCGCGCAATTCCGCTTGCCCGAGCTCGGCCCGATCGGCTCGAACGGCCTGGCGAACTCGCGTGATTTCATGGCACCGGTCGCCGCATACGAAGAGGCGCCCGCCGAGTACGAGCTCATCAAGAAATCGGGCGGCCACTTCTGGCGCGCGCCGACCAAGCACTCGCCCTTCAACGTCGTCGCGTGGCACGGCAACCTCGCGCCGGTGAAGTACGACACGGCGAACTTCATGACCATCGGTTCGATCAGCTTCGATCATCCGGACCCGTCGATCTTCACCGTGCTCACTTCGCCGAGCGACACGCCCGGCACGGCCAACTGCGACTTCGTGATCTTCCCGCCGCGCTGGCTGGTGATGGAAGACACCTTCCGTCCACCCTGGTACCACCGCAACCTCATGAGCGAGTTCATGGGGCTCGTGCACGGCCAGTACGACGCCAAGCCCGGCGGCTTCAAGCCCGGCGGCGCGAGCCTGCACAACATGATGGTGCCGCACGGCCCCGACGAAGAGGCGTTCGACAAGGCCAGCCACGCCGACCTGAAACCGCAGAAGCTCGACCACACGCTGGCCTTCATGTTCGAGAGCCGCTACCGTTTCATCCCGAGCGGCTGGGCGATGCAAAGCCCCGCGCTCGACCCCAACTACGCCGACTGCTGGGCGGGCCTGCCCGATCAATTCAAAACAACGCCTTGA
- a CDS encoding IclR family transcriptional regulator, giving the protein MATGTERAQRGIQSIEVGGELLRALVHAGRPMALKDLAREADMTPAKAHPYMVSFGRLGLIEQDAASGHYRLGPLALQLGLISLQQADPVHIATPLIADLAQRLGHTIAMAVWGDRGATIVRIAESPSAVHVNLRHGTVFSLTSTASGRLFGAYLEAGKVQALLEAERRRSARPAAGMPDAPPLPSWKAFEAQLAEVRAHGLSRSEGEIIPGIHAMSAPVFDHTGAIVLALIAIGPAGIFSTAWHGEIAKALKGCANAVSQQLGVRP; this is encoded by the coding sequence ATGGCTACCGGCACCGAACGCGCGCAGCGCGGCATCCAGAGCATCGAGGTCGGCGGCGAACTGCTGCGCGCGCTGGTGCATGCCGGCCGCCCCATGGCGCTGAAAGACCTGGCGCGCGAAGCCGACATGACGCCGGCCAAGGCGCACCCCTACATGGTGAGCTTCGGCCGGTTGGGCTTGATCGAACAGGACGCGGCCAGCGGCCACTACCGGCTCGGCCCGCTCGCGCTGCAGCTGGGGTTGATCAGCCTGCAGCAAGCCGACCCGGTGCACATCGCGACGCCGCTGATCGCCGACCTCGCGCAGCGCTTGGGCCACACCATCGCGATGGCGGTGTGGGGCGATCGCGGCGCGACCATCGTGCGCATCGCGGAGTCGCCGTCGGCGGTGCACGTGAACCTGCGCCACGGCACGGTGTTTTCACTGACAAGCACCGCATCGGGCCGGCTCTTCGGCGCCTACCTCGAAGCGGGCAAGGTGCAGGCCTTGCTGGAGGCCGAGCGCCGCCGCAGCGCGCGGCCTGCCGCCGGCATGCCCGATGCGCCACCGCTGCCGAGCTGGAAGGCGTTCGAAGCGCAGCTCGCGGAGGTGCGCGCGCACGGCCTGAGCCGCTCCGAAGGCGAGATCATCCCGGGCATCCACGCGATGTCGGCGCCGGTGTTCGACCACACCGGCGCGATCGTGCTCGCGCTGATCGCCATCGGCCCGGCCGGCATCTTCAGCACCGCGTGGCACGGCGAGATCGCCAAGGCGCTCAAAGGCTGCGCCAACGCGGTGTCGCAGCAGCTCGGCGTCAGGCCATGA
- a CDS encoding Bug family tripartite tricarboxylate transporter substrate binding protein: MKAFTALLLALPLALSSAAHAADYPAKPIRFVVPYTAGGTTDLVARTVGQKVSEKLGQPVVIDNRGGAGGNIGMDAVAKAAPDGYTIGFGAISTNALNPHIYKSMAFDPRKDFTAISLLGTSTIVLEVPAASPIKSVSDLVAAAKKSPGLPYATAGAGTSMNLAGVMFAQTTGTELTHVAYKGSGPLINDLLGNTVGVAFDNLPASLPQIQAGKLRALAVAGPSRSPSLPDVPTMAEAGLKGYALDPWFGVYGPANLPAPIVKALNQAFVEALALPEVKDKLVQAGFSPRGSSADELTKLTQSEYQRLGDVAKKAGMSAD, from the coding sequence ATGAAAGCATTCACCGCTCTCCTGCTCGCACTGCCACTCGCACTGTCGAGCGCCGCGCACGCCGCCGACTATCCGGCCAAGCCGATCCGTTTCGTCGTGCCCTACACCGCGGGCGGCACCACCGACCTCGTCGCGCGGACCGTCGGCCAGAAGGTGTCCGAGAAGCTCGGTCAGCCCGTGGTCATCGACAACCGCGGCGGCGCGGGCGGCAACATCGGCATGGACGCGGTGGCCAAGGCCGCGCCCGATGGCTACACGATCGGCTTCGGCGCCATTTCGACCAACGCGCTCAACCCGCACATCTACAAGTCGATGGCCTTCGATCCGCGCAAGGATTTCACCGCGATCAGTTTGCTCGGAACCTCGACCATCGTGCTCGAAGTGCCAGCCGCATCGCCGATCAAGAGCGTGAGCGATCTGGTCGCTGCAGCGAAGAAGAGTCCTGGTCTGCCTTACGCCACTGCCGGTGCTGGCACCTCGATGAACCTGGCCGGCGTGATGTTCGCGCAGACCACCGGCACCGAACTGACGCACGTCGCCTACAAAGGCAGCGGTCCGCTCATCAACGACCTGCTCGGCAACACGGTAGGCGTCGCCTTCGACAACCTGCCCGCCTCGCTGCCGCAGATCCAGGCCGGCAAGCTGCGCGCGCTGGCGGTGGCCGGGCCGTCGCGCTCGCCCTCTTTGCCTGACGTGCCGACGATGGCCGAGGCCGGCCTGAAAGGTTACGCGCTCGACCCGTGGTTCGGCGTCTATGGCCCCGCCAACCTGCCGGCACCGATCGTCAAGGCGCTGAACCAGGCCTTCGTCGAAGCGCTCGCGTTGCCCGAGGTGAAGGACAAGCTGGTGCAGGCCGGCTTCTCGCCGCGCGGCTCGTCGGCCGACGAACTGACGAAGCTCACCCAATCCGAATACCAGCGCCTTGGCGATGTCGCCAAAAAGGCCGGCATGTCGGCCGATTGA
- a CDS encoding DUF1501 domain-containing protein yields MYLIDPAAHTRRAFLRRSGQLAMAGTALPFALNLAAMGEAAAQGATDYKALVCVFLYGGCDYANTVVTYDDPSYTAYSTIRGGSGTGGIALPKAALLPLLNGPVRSDGRQYALAPGMQGLADLYNNEGSLAVQLNVGPLVVPLTRAQFNNGNRKLYPVPPKLFSHNDQQSTWQSSSPEGSTVGWGGNIGDIVLDQKQNTNSLFTCISVSGNAVFLSGDSALQYQVSTNGAVKIGSANGNVYGSSTVKSAMATLIQQARTHNLENEYNRVTARAIDAEVKVTSAIGDDSAASPAFPANTFPNTNLGRQLAMVARLIRGRSTLGAKRQVFFVSMGGFDLHDNLLSNQLQLLTQLSDAMTAFHKQMGVQGQANNVTTFTASDFGRTLASNGDGADHGWGNHHFVLGGAVKGKNLYGTPPVVSIENDSKKVGYEGHVGQGRLIPTTSVDQYAATLATWFGVPAVDLPSILPNLKNFGTPTNGIDYPKNVGFMA; encoded by the coding sequence ATGTACCTCATCGATCCCGCCGCGCACACCCGCCGCGCTTTCCTGCGCCGCTCCGGCCAGCTTGCGATGGCCGGCACCGCCTTGCCCTTCGCGCTCAATCTCGCGGCGATGGGCGAAGCCGCCGCGCAGGGCGCCACCGACTACAAGGCGCTGGTCTGCGTGTTTCTCTATGGCGGTTGCGACTATGCCAACACCGTGGTCACGTACGACGACCCGAGCTACACCGCCTACAGCACGATCCGCGGCGGCTCGGGCACCGGCGGCATCGCGCTGCCCAAGGCCGCGCTGCTGCCGCTGCTGAACGGCCCGGTCCGCTCTGATGGGCGCCAATACGCCCTGGCGCCCGGCATGCAGGGGCTGGCCGACCTCTACAACAACGAAGGCAGCCTCGCGGTGCAACTGAACGTCGGCCCGCTGGTGGTGCCGCTCACGCGGGCCCAGTTCAACAACGGCAACAGGAAGTTGTACCCGGTGCCGCCGAAACTGTTCTCGCACAACGACCAGCAGTCGACCTGGCAGTCGTCGTCGCCCGAAGGCTCGACGGTCGGCTGGGGCGGCAACATCGGCGACATCGTGCTCGACCAGAAGCAGAACACCAATTCGCTCTTCACCTGCATCTCGGTGTCAGGCAACGCGGTGTTCCTGTCGGGCGACTCGGCGCTGCAATACCAGGTGAGCACGAACGGCGCGGTCAAGATCGGCAGCGCGAACGGCAATGTCTACGGCTCGTCCACGGTCAAGTCGGCCATGGCGACGCTGATCCAGCAGGCACGCACGCACAACCTGGAGAACGAATACAACCGCGTCACTGCGCGCGCCATCGACGCCGAGGTCAAGGTGACCAGCGCGATCGGCGACGACAGCGCGGCGAGCCCCGCGTTTCCCGCCAACACGTTCCCCAACACCAACCTGGGTCGCCAGCTCGCGATGGTCGCGCGGCTGATCCGCGGCCGCAGCACGCTCGGCGCCAAACGCCAGGTGTTCTTCGTGTCGATGGGCGGCTTCGACCTGCACGACAACCTGCTGTCGAACCAACTGCAGCTGCTCACCCAACTGAGCGACGCGATGACGGCCTTCCACAAGCAGATGGGCGTGCAGGGCCAGGCCAACAACGTGACCACGTTCACCGCGTCCGACTTCGGTCGCACGCTGGCTTCCAACGGCGATGGCGCCGACCACGGCTGGGGCAACCACCACTTCGTGCTGGGCGGCGCGGTCAAGGGCAAGAACCTCTACGGCACGCCGCCCGTGGTCAGCATCGAGAACGATTCCAAGAAGGTCGGCTACGAAGGCCATGTCGGCCAGGGTCGGCTCATCCCGACCACCTCGGTCGACCAGTACGCCGCCACGCTCGCCACTTGGTTCGGCGTGCCCGCGGTCGACCTGCCGAGCATCCTGCCGAACCTGAAGAATTTCGGCACGCCCACCAACGGCATCGATTACCCGAAGAACGTCGGCTTCATGGCCTGA
- a CDS encoding Bug family tripartite tricarboxylate transporter substrate binding protein translates to MHPSKRAFAVATLAVLAAACSPAALAQNAPWPTRPIRILVGFPGGSTPDMAARAIAEPLGHALGQPVIIENKPGASGNIATDQVAKSTDDHTLGVVINGNLTSAKMLYPRLPYDPGKDFSYITLIATAPLVLVAQPSAPDGAAFFDAARQAGDRWNYGSVGTGSVGHLGMELLKSKVPGFTPVHIPFQGNPQAVTAIIGGQVQMALVPPGIAQPQAKGGKLKVIGLTTSGRSVLMPEADSLAAAGVKDFQLEVWTALIGPASLPKAAQERLAIEMPKIMQNADVRRQLFNQGWQAVGTSSEGLKTRIKQESATMADIIAKRGIKIE, encoded by the coding sequence ATGCATCCTTCCAAGAGAGCTTTTGCCGTCGCCACCCTGGCCGTCCTCGCCGCGGCTTGTTCGCCTGCGGCGCTGGCGCAGAACGCACCGTGGCCGACCCGGCCGATCCGCATCCTCGTCGGCTTCCCCGGCGGCTCGACGCCCGACATGGCGGCCCGCGCCATCGCCGAGCCGCTCGGCCATGCGCTCGGCCAGCCGGTCATCATCGAGAACAAGCCGGGCGCCTCCGGCAACATCGCGACCGACCAGGTGGCCAAGTCCACCGACGACCACACGCTCGGCGTTGTGATCAACGGCAACCTCACCTCCGCCAAGATGCTGTACCCGCGCCTCCCCTACGACCCGGGCAAGGACTTCAGCTACATCACGCTGATCGCGACCGCGCCGCTGGTGCTGGTGGCGCAACCGTCGGCCCCTGACGGCGCGGCGTTCTTCGATGCGGCGCGCCAAGCCGGCGACCGCTGGAACTACGGTTCGGTCGGGACCGGCTCGGTCGGCCACCTGGGCATGGAACTGCTGAAGTCGAAGGTGCCGGGCTTCACGCCGGTGCATATCCCGTTCCAGGGCAATCCGCAAGCCGTCACCGCCATCATCGGCGGCCAGGTGCAGATGGCGCTGGTGCCGCCGGGCATCGCGCAGCCGCAGGCGAAGGGCGGCAAGCTCAAGGTGATTGGCCTCACCACCAGCGGGCGCAGCGTGCTGATGCCCGAGGCGGATTCGCTCGCAGCGGCCGGCGTGAAGGACTTCCAGCTCGAGGTGTGGACCGCGCTCATCGGCCCGGCCAGCTTGCCGAAGGCAGCGCAGGAGCGCCTCGCGATCGAGATGCCGAAGATCATGCAGAACGCCGACGTGCGCCGGCAGCTCTTCAACCAGGGGTGGCAGGCCGTGGGCACCTCGTCCGAGGGCCTGAAGACGCGGATCAAGCAGGAGAGCGCGACGATGGCCGACATCATCGCCAAGCGCGGCATCAAGATCGAATGA
- a CDS encoding acyl-CoA thioesterase, protein MSSITLRFLAEPNTVNFGGKVHGGTVMKWIDEAGYACATRWAKRYCVTAFIGSIRFHHPIMIGDLVEVEARLAYTGKTSMNISVEVRSGDMKGGEMTKTTECLVVFVSVDSHGRPMPVVTYAPGTPGEMALAERARAHLDAARAAASPEV, encoded by the coding sequence ATGTCCTCCATCACCTTGCGATTCCTCGCCGAACCCAACACCGTCAACTTCGGCGGCAAGGTGCACGGCGGCACCGTCATGAAGTGGATCGACGAGGCCGGCTACGCGTGTGCGACCCGCTGGGCCAAGCGCTACTGCGTGACCGCCTTCATCGGCAGCATCCGCTTTCACCATCCGATCATGATCGGCGACCTGGTCGAAGTCGAAGCCCGCCTGGCCTACACCGGCAAGACCAGCATGAACATCTCGGTCGAGGTGCGCAGCGGCGACATGAAGGGCGGCGAGATGACGAAGACGACCGAATGCCTGGTGGTGTTCGTGTCGGTCGATTCGCATGGCCGGCCGATGCCGGTCGTCACCTACGCGCCGGGCACGCCCGGTGAAATGGCGCTGGCCGAGCGGGCCCGCGCACATCTCGATGCCGCACGCGCTGCGGCGAGCCCCGAAGTTTGA
- a CDS encoding DUF1800 domain-containing protein produces MVEIIEDGRVRATEDAVPAVEGAETPGTHGRLAAALAASSALVACGGGGGGGGSGLGLFGAPGANGTAAAGSTDTTVQAGSLTAINNTATASTYVYTQAKTDAEAARFLLQAQFSASDADIAAVRAKGYLPWLGEQMDMAPTQTGWDWLNSKAEGTASVDSMIWQQLMKSTDAVRKRMALVFSEIFVVSANDIGSNWPDLLMAGYWDTMVAGVTTNFRKLIEDVTLNPAMGFYLNTRGNQKENNNGRQPDENYGREVMQLMTLGLVQLNPDGTTKTGADGAPMDSYTQDDVTNIARVFTGYDLDIKQAEKNSVARPGYTIESSAWTRRPMVLTASNHSTLASNFLGATVPASTPGAQALKIALDTLVAHPNTAPFICKQVIQRLVTSNPSPAYVARVAAVFVDNGAGVRGDMKSVFAAVLLDNEARSPAGLTDANFGRLREPMLRFVQWGRTFGIQSTLDTWGIGARSDAGNNGLGQSPLRSPSVFNFFRPGYVPPSTAMAAARLVAPEFQLVNETSVGGYLNFMQNILQNGFNNKDVVATYTVEKTLVLDPPALVARLNLLMTGNELSAATVALIVGALVQPAVTAGSPDGVKLNRVTAAVLLVLASAEYLIQK; encoded by the coding sequence ATGGTCGAAATCATCGAAGACGGTCGCGTGCGCGCGACCGAAGATGCCGTGCCAGCCGTCGAGGGCGCTGAAACACCGGGCACGCATGGAAGGCTGGCCGCGGCACTCGCCGCTTCAAGTGCACTGGTCGCCTGCGGTGGTGGTGGTGGCGGAGGCGGCAGCGGCCTCGGTCTGTTCGGCGCCCCGGGCGCCAACGGCACAGCAGCGGCCGGCAGCACCGACACGACCGTGCAGGCCGGCTCGCTCACAGCCATCAACAACACGGCGACGGCCAGCACCTATGTCTACACGCAGGCCAAGACGGATGCCGAGGCCGCGCGGTTCCTGCTGCAGGCGCAGTTTTCCGCATCCGACGCCGACATCGCGGCGGTCCGTGCCAAGGGCTATCTGCCGTGGCTCGGCGAGCAGATGGACATGGCGCCCACGCAGACAGGCTGGGACTGGCTCAACAGCAAGGCCGAGGGCACGGCGAGCGTGGACAGCATGATCTGGCAGCAGCTCATGAAGTCGACCGATGCGGTGCGCAAGCGCATGGCGCTGGTCTTCTCCGAGATCTTCGTGGTGTCGGCCAACGACATCGGCTCGAACTGGCCCGACCTCCTGATGGCCGGCTACTGGGACACGATGGTCGCGGGCGTCACCACCAACTTCCGCAAGCTGATCGAAGACGTGACGCTGAACCCGGCGATGGGCTTCTACCTGAACACGCGCGGCAACCAGAAGGAAAACAACAACGGCCGCCAGCCTGACGAGAACTACGGGCGCGAAGTGATGCAGCTGATGACGCTCGGGTTGGTCCAGCTCAACCCGGATGGCACGACGAAGACCGGTGCCGACGGCGCCCCGATGGACAGCTACACACAGGACGACGTGACCAATATCGCGCGCGTCTTCACGGGCTACGACCTGGACATCAAGCAAGCCGAAAAGAATTCGGTCGCGCGACCGGGCTACACCATCGAGTCCAGCGCCTGGACCCGGCGGCCGATGGTGCTCACGGCCAGCAACCACTCGACGCTCGCGAGCAATTTTCTCGGCGCCACGGTGCCCGCCAGCACGCCCGGCGCGCAGGCACTGAAGATTGCGCTGGACACGCTGGTCGCGCACCCCAACACGGCGCCCTTCATCTGCAAGCAGGTGATCCAGCGGCTGGTCACGAGCAACCCGAGCCCGGCCTACGTGGCGCGCGTGGCAGCGGTGTTCGTGGACAACGGCGCCGGCGTGCGCGGCGACATGAAGAGCGTGTTCGCCGCCGTGCTGCTCGACAACGAAGCGCGCAGCCCCGCGGGCCTGACCGACGCCAACTTCGGCCGGCTGCGCGAGCCGATGCTGCGCTTCGTGCAGTGGGGTCGCACTTTCGGCATCCAGTCGACGCTGGACACCTGGGGGATCGGCGCGCGGAGCGACGCCGGCAACAACGGCCTCGGGCAGAGCCCGCTGCGTTCGCCCTCGGTCTTCAATTTCTTCCGGCCCGGCTATGTGCCGCCGTCGACGGCGATGGCGGCCGCCCGGCTGGTGGCGCCCGAGTTCCAGCTGGTGAACGAAACCAGCGTCGGGGGCTACCTCAACTTCATGCAGAACATCCTGCAGAACGGCTTCAACAACAAGGATGTCGTGGCCACCTACACGGTGGAAAAAACGCTGGTGCTCGATCCGCCCGCGCTGGTGGCGCGCCTCAATCTCCTCATGACGGGCAACGAGCTGTCTGCCGCGACGGTGGCGCTGATCGTCGGCGCGCTGGTGCAGCCGGCCGTGACCGCCGGGAGCCCCGATGGTGTCAAGCTCAACCGCGTCACGGCCGCCGTGCTGCTGGTGCTGGCTTCGGCCGAATACCTCATCCAGAAATAA